In Mastigocladopsis repens PCC 10914, a single window of DNA contains:
- a CDS encoding aspartate ammonia-lyase has product MTQQIDSEVRIERDSMGDRQLLSSAYYGIQTLRATENFTISGIKPLPTYVDACVYIKKGTAIVNGELGCIPQDISQAIVQAADEVLAGKFRDQFVVDVYQAGAGTSHHMNVNEVLANRALEILGEEKGNYQRVSPNDHVNYGQSTNDVIPTAIRIGGLLALSKTLHPALEKAIAVLEEKAEEFKDIVRSGRTHMQDAVPVRLGENFRAWAHILTEHQNRIYTASSDLMVLGLGGSAAGTGLNTHPQYRGLVVKTISELINFPLEPAPHLMAAMQSMAPFVNVSGALRNLAQDLVKISHDLRLMDSGPKTGLKEIQLPPVQPGSSIMPGKYNPVMAEMTSMVCFQVMGYDSAIAFAAQAGQLELNVMMPLIAYNLIHSIEILGNTIAALTERCIKGITANRERCLAYAEGSLALVTALNTHIGYLSAAAVAKESLETGKSLRQIVLERGLMSEAQLAKVLNLEQMSAIVPLSMQDGISE; this is encoded by the coding sequence ATGACTCAACAAATAGATTCCGAAGTGAGAATAGAACGCGATTCGATGGGCGATCGCCAACTACTTAGTAGCGCTTACTACGGTATTCAAACGCTCCGAGCAACAGAAAATTTCACAATCAGCGGCATAAAGCCTTTACCTACTTACGTAGACGCTTGCGTTTATATCAAAAAAGGTACAGCAATTGTCAATGGTGAATTAGGCTGTATTCCCCAAGATATCAGTCAGGCAATTGTGCAAGCGGCTGATGAAGTGCTTGCTGGAAAGTTCCGCGACCAATTTGTGGTAGATGTCTATCAAGCTGGTGCTGGGACTTCCCACCACATGAATGTCAACGAAGTCCTGGCAAATCGCGCTTTAGAAATTCTCGGTGAAGAAAAAGGCAATTACCAGCGCGTGAGTCCCAACGACCACGTTAACTACGGGCAGTCTACCAATGATGTAATTCCAACTGCAATTCGCATTGGTGGCTTATTGGCGTTATCAAAAACACTCCATCCAGCATTAGAAAAGGCAATAGCAGTACTGGAAGAAAAAGCCGAAGAATTCAAAGATATTGTCAGATCCGGCAGAACCCATATGCAAGATGCCGTCCCTGTGCGTTTGGGTGAGAATTTTCGCGCTTGGGCGCACATCCTCACAGAACACCAAAACCGCATCTACACAGCTTCTTCTGATTTAATGGTGCTGGGTTTGGGAGGGAGTGCAGCGGGTACGGGGTTAAACACCCACCCCCAGTATCGTGGTCTTGTGGTAAAAACGATTTCAGAGTTGATTAATTTCCCTCTAGAACCTGCACCCCACCTTATGGCAGCAATGCAGAGTATGGCACCATTCGTCAATGTTTCCGGTGCTTTACGCAACCTAGCGCAAGACTTAGTCAAAATATCTCATGACTTGCGTCTGATGGATTCGGGACCAAAAACTGGCTTAAAAGAAATTCAACTGCCGCCAGTGCAACCGGGTTCCTCGATTATGCCAGGGAAGTACAACCCAGTGATGGCAGAGATGACATCAATGGTGTGTTTTCAGGTGATGGGTTACGATAGTGCGATCGCCTTTGCGGCACAAGCAGGACAATTAGAACTAAATGTGATGATGCCCCTGATTGCCTATAACCTAATTCACAGCATTGAAATTCTTGGCAATACCATTGCCGCACTCACTGAACGCTGTATCAAGGGCATTACTGCCAACCGAGAACGTTGTTTAGCATACGCTGAAGGCAGTTTAGCTTTAGTAACGGCATTAAATACCCACATTGGTTATTTGAGTGCAGCTGCTGTAGCGAAAGAATCATTAGAAACTGGCAAATCTCTACGGCAGATTGTTTTGGAACGTGGACTAATGAGTGAAGCCCAATTAGCCAAGGTGTTAAACCT
- the pgsA gene encoding CDP-diacylglycerol--glycerol-3-phosphate 3-phosphatidyltransferase — protein sequence MTLPNWITFSRLLGIPFLLYGLHNPTPEARWICLTIFLVASLTDWLDGYLARKLNQISDLGKFLDPLVDKLLVLAPLLALIELGQIPAWGVFLILARELAIAGWRVSQPKITGANIWGKLKTVSQIVAIALLIAPLPQVWQLPSIIAFWVSVLLTLISGLIYLLPQKDSINTSDNSLGAKE from the coding sequence ATGACCTTACCTAACTGGATTACCTTCTCTCGCCTTTTGGGAATACCATTTCTGCTGTATGGTTTACACAACCCAACACCCGAAGCTAGGTGGATTTGTTTAACAATTTTTCTCGTCGCCTCGTTGACTGATTGGTTAGACGGCTATTTAGCACGGAAACTTAACCAAATCAGCGACTTGGGCAAGTTTCTTGACCCTTTAGTTGATAAATTGCTGGTGCTTGCGCCGTTACTAGCTTTGATAGAACTAGGACAAATTCCTGCTTGGGGAGTGTTTCTGATCTTGGCGCGGGAGTTAGCGATCGCAGGTTGGCGCGTCAGTCAACCTAAAATTACGGGAGCAAATATTTGGGGCAAACTGAAAACAGTCAGTCAAATTGTAGCGATCGCACTTCTTATTGCACCACTACCCCAAGTGTGGCAATTACCCTCAATAATCGCCTTCTGGGTTTCTGTTCTCCTAACTTTAATTTCTGGCTTAATTTATCTTCTCCCACAAAAAGATAGTATCAATACTTCAGATAATTCGCTAGGTGCTAAAGAGTAG
- a CDS encoding Txe/YoeB family addiction module toxin: MTKKKKKISESDEIKPVVVNRSPGFSSTFKEDLAWWFKQDIHKASKILDLITAVMQDPFEGIGKPEPLKYLDADTWSRRIDLEHRLVYRVGNTQIDFLACRYHYQ, translated from the coding sequence TTGACCAAGAAGAAGAAAAAGATATCTGAGTCAGATGAGATTAAACCTGTTGTAGTTAATCGAAGTCCTGGTTTTAGTTCTACATTTAAGGAAGATTTAGCTTGGTGGTTCAAGCAAGATATCCACAAAGCCTCAAAAATTTTAGATTTGATCACCGCTGTGATGCAAGATCCATTCGAGGGAATTGGTAAACCAGAGCCATTAAAATATTTGGATGCAGATACTTGGTCACGCCGAATTGATCTAGAACACCGACTTGTTTATCGAGTGGGAAACACCCAAATTGATTTTTTAGCTTGTCGGTATCACTATCAATAA
- a CDS encoding type II toxin-antitoxin system Phd/YefM family antitoxin, whose product MLSYKITSPTDARNDFFKLLDLVVENHQVYIINRRDNENVALISESDLMSLIETVYLLRSPANARRLMDAMEESQTGKIKPQTIQELQQELGIDQEEEKDI is encoded by the coding sequence ATGCTGTCCTACAAAATTACATCCCCAACAGATGCCAGGAATGATTTTTTTAAGTTGTTAGACCTGGTGGTGGAAAATCATCAGGTTTACATTATTAACCGTCGTGATAATGAAAATGTCGCCTTGATTTCTGAGTCAGATTTGATGAGTTTGATAGAGACAGTTTATTTATTGCGATCGCCTGCAAATGCTCGTCGGTTAATGGATGCGATGGAGGAGTCTCAGACGGGGAAGATAAAACCTCAAACGATTCAAGAACTACAGCAGGAGTTGGGGATTGACCAAGAAGAAGAAAAAGATATCTGA
- a CDS encoding NAD-dependent epimerase/dehydratase family protein translates to MRILIVGGTRFIGVYLTKLLVEQGHEVVLFNRGNRPAPIEGVEQITGDRTDAAQLKEKLSNENFDAIFDNNGRELSDTQPLAEIFQDRVQHFVYMSSAGVYLKSDQMPHVEGDAIDPKSRHLGKHETEAYLTQQNLPFTSIRPTYIYGPLNYNDLEAWFFDRLVRGRPIPIPGNGLHITQFGHVKDLAKAMSKVLGNSKAVNQIYNVSGDRFVTFDGLARACAVAAGKSANEIKIVHYDPKKFDFGKRKAFPLRPQHFFASVNKAKTELNWQPEYDLISGLKDSLENDYLASGRDKAEVDFYMDEEILQSV, encoded by the coding sequence ATGCGAATTCTAATTGTGGGTGGTACGCGGTTCATTGGTGTCTACCTAACCAAACTGCTGGTAGAACAAGGACATGAAGTTGTACTATTTAATCGTGGCAATCGTCCTGCACCGATTGAGGGAGTAGAACAAATCACAGGCGATCGCACTGACGCTGCCCAGTTAAAAGAAAAATTATCGAACGAAAATTTTGATGCCATTTTTGACAACAACGGACGCGAACTTTCTGATACTCAACCATTGGCAGAAATTTTTCAAGACCGCGTACAACATTTTGTATACATGAGTTCTGCTGGAGTATATCTCAAATCCGACCAAATGCCCCATGTGGAAGGGGATGCTATCGATCCAAAAAGTCGCCACTTGGGTAAGCATGAAACAGAAGCTTATCTAACGCAACAGAACTTGCCCTTTACCTCAATTCGTCCCACCTACATTTACGGTCCCCTGAACTACAACGATTTGGAAGCCTGGTTTTTTGACAGACTTGTGAGAGGTCGCCCTATTCCCATTCCTGGTAATGGTTTACACATCACTCAGTTTGGTCATGTCAAAGACTTGGCAAAGGCAATGTCTAAAGTTTTGGGCAACTCTAAGGCGGTCAACCAGATTTACAATGTGTCGGGCGATCGCTTTGTCACTTTTGATGGTTTAGCCCGCGCCTGCGCCGTTGCTGCTGGCAAATCAGCTAATGAGATAAAAATTGTGCATTACGACCCGAAAAAATTTGATTTCGGTAAGCGCAAAGCTTTTCCACTGCGCCCACAACACTTTTTTGCTTCAGTAAATAAAGCGAAAACAGAATTAAACTGGCAACCTGAGTATGACCTGATTTCTGGTTTAAAAGACTCATTAGAGAATGATTATCTTGCTTCGGGGCGAGATAAAGCAGAAGTCGATTTTTATATGGATGAAGAAATTTTGCAGTCTGTTTAA
- a CDS encoding glycosyltransferase, with protein MPLKCALVHEWLTPKATGGSELVVREILNHVDADLYALIDFESTNPESYLYKRKIGTTFLQEFPYARNGVQKYLPLLPLAIEQLDLRAYDIILSSSHAVAKGVLTTPEQLHICYCHSPMRYAWDLTFDYLRESKLGSGLAGWMTRYVLHRLRQWDALTANRVDYFIANSKHTARRIWRCYRREATVIYPPVNLESFPFLLQKEDFYLTVSRLVSYKQVSLIIRAFNKLQLPLVVIGTGPEMEKIRSLAKSNIQILGWQPNDVVKKYMANAKGFVYAACEDFGIALVEAQACGTPVIAYGAGGALETVRDIREHGDQGTGLFFKEQTEEALVDAVEKFELYQGKSHREYARVHAAQFSSQIFAQRYVDFLNMCTQKLSPN; from the coding sequence GTGCCCTTGAAATGTGCCCTTGTTCATGAATGGCTGACACCTAAAGCCACTGGTGGTTCAGAACTCGTTGTGCGAGAAATTCTCAACCACGTCGATGCTGATTTGTACGCCCTTATTGACTTTGAATCCACTAACCCGGAAAGTTACTTATATAAGCGGAAGATTGGCACAACATTTCTTCAGGAATTTCCATATGCTCGTAATGGTGTACAAAAATACTTGCCTTTGTTGCCACTGGCAATTGAACAACTAGATTTACGGGCGTATGACATCATTTTGTCTTCATCCCACGCTGTTGCTAAAGGAGTTCTGACCACTCCTGAACAGTTGCATATTTGCTACTGTCACAGCCCCATGCGCTATGCTTGGGACTTAACTTTTGATTATCTTCGGGAAAGCAAATTAGGAAGTGGTTTAGCTGGGTGGATGACGCGGTATGTACTGCATCGTTTGCGCCAGTGGGATGCGTTGACAGCGAATCGTGTTGATTACTTTATTGCTAACTCAAAGCATACTGCTCGTCGTATTTGGCGCTGCTATCGCAGAGAAGCAACAGTGATTTACCCACCAGTTAATCTCGAGAGTTTTCCATTTTTGCTTCAAAAAGAGGATTTTTATCTGACTGTTTCCCGGTTAGTTAGTTATAAACAAGTATCTTTGATAATTAGGGCTTTTAATAAATTGCAACTACCTTTAGTAGTAATTGGGACAGGACCAGAAATGGAAAAAATTCGTAGCCTCGCAAAATCCAATATCCAAATACTCGGGTGGCAACCCAATGATGTAGTAAAAAAATATATGGCTAATGCCAAGGGTTTTGTCTATGCAGCTTGTGAAGATTTTGGCATTGCGTTGGTAGAAGCGCAAGCTTGTGGGACTCCAGTTATCGCCTATGGTGCAGGTGGTGCTCTAGAAACTGTGCGAGATATTCGCGAACATGGCGATCAGGGGACTGGTTTATTCTTCAAGGAGCAAACAGAGGAGGCATTGGTAGACGCAGTAGAAAAATTTGAACTTTATCAAGGAAAAAGTCATCGTGAATATGCGCGAGTGCATGCTGCTCAGTTTTCCTCGCAAATCTTTGCACAGCGCTACGTAGACTTTTTAAATATGTGTACACAAAAACTATCACCTAACTGA
- a CDS encoding sugar transferase encodes MAALLPWKRAGVSETNTSVTYRRSRLFFKRDQQKKTPKVQPKGLSFQVLNGEFTKRLFDIVFSLSVLILFSPVYFILVLLIALSSEGPIFYVQERVGKNYKPFNCIKFRTMVTNADEILVQIMETSPHLRQEFESNFKLKHDPRITKIGRFLRMTSLDEFPQFWNVLKGDMSVVGPRPLVAEELPKYGCHIDQILTIRPGITGLWQVSGRNDIPYPRRVQIDLHYAKFRNFWLDWWIIFKTIGVVIMPKNNGAY; translated from the coding sequence GTGGCTGCCCTATTACCTTGGAAAAGGGCAGGTGTTTCAGAGACAAACACCTCGGTAACATACAGACGCTCACGGCTTTTCTTCAAACGCGATCAACAGAAAAAGACGCCTAAAGTTCAACCAAAAGGTTTGTCTTTTCAGGTTTTAAACGGAGAGTTTACCAAGCGACTGTTCGACATTGTGTTTTCGCTGTCGGTTCTCATTTTGTTTTCCCCTGTGTACTTCATTTTGGTCTTGCTGATTGCTTTAAGCTCAGAAGGTCCAATTTTTTATGTACAGGAAAGGGTTGGTAAAAATTACAAACCTTTTAATTGTATTAAATTCCGAACGATGGTAACCAATGCCGACGAAATTCTAGTGCAAATAATGGAAACATCACCTCATTTGCGTCAAGAATTTGAGTCAAATTTTAAACTCAAGCACGACCCGCGAATTACGAAAATTGGTCGTTTTTTGCGAATGACTAGCTTGGATGAATTTCCCCAATTCTGGAATGTTTTAAAAGGAGATATGAGTGTTGTCGGTCCACGACCTTTAGTAGCAGAAGAACTACCCAAGTATGGTTGTCATATAGACCAGATTTTAACCATTCGACCAGGAATCACTGGATTGTGGCAAGTCTCAGGACGCAATGATATTCCATATCCTCGACGGGTTCAAATAGACCTGCATTATGCCAAATTCAGGAATTTTTGGCTGGATTGGTGGATAATTTTTAAAACCATTGGTGTTGTTATTATGCCCAAAAATAATGGTGCATATTAA
- the gmd gene encoding GDP-mannose 4,6-dehydratase, with amino-acid sequence MTQKKRALITGITGQDGSYLSEFLLEQGYEVHGIIRRTSTFNTDRIDHIYEDPHKEGVRLFLHYGDLTDGTTLRRILEEVQPVEIYNLGAQSHVRVSFDSPEYTVDSVGMGTLRLLEAIRDYQHRTGIQVRFYQAGSSEMYGLVQQIPQKETTPFYPRSPYACAKVYAHWQTVNYRESYDMFACNGILFNHESPRRGETFVTRKITMAVARIVAGKQKKLYMGNLDAKRDWGYAKDYVRAMWLMLQQEQPDDYVIATGETHTVREFLDLAFGYVNLKWQDHVEFDERYLRPAEVDLLIGDSTKARQKLGWKPSVTFEQLVAIMVEADLQGLGLTSPNGKVAKVLQDNAMIRQELGALHL; translated from the coding sequence ATGACGCAAAAGAAGCGAGCGTTGATTACTGGTATTACTGGTCAAGATGGTTCATATCTGAGTGAGTTTTTGCTAGAGCAAGGATATGAAGTCCATGGTATAATCCGCCGGACTTCCACTTTCAACACCGACCGCATAGATCACATTTATGAAGATCCTCACAAAGAGGGCGTGCGGTTGTTTCTGCACTATGGCGACTTGACGGATGGTACCACGCTGCGCCGCATTCTAGAGGAAGTCCAGCCAGTAGAAATTTATAACCTGGGCGCTCAATCCCATGTACGGGTTAGTTTTGATTCACCTGAATACACAGTGGATTCCGTGGGAATGGGAACACTACGTTTGTTAGAAGCAATTCGTGACTACCAGCATCGCACTGGCATTCAGGTACGATTTTACCAAGCAGGTTCTTCAGAAATGTATGGCTTGGTACAACAAATCCCGCAGAAAGAAACCACGCCCTTTTATCCCCGTAGTCCTTATGCTTGTGCTAAGGTTTACGCTCATTGGCAAACGGTGAATTACCGTGAATCTTACGATATGTTCGCCTGCAATGGCATACTTTTTAACCACGAATCACCTAGACGGGGGGAAACGTTTGTCACGCGCAAGATTACAATGGCAGTTGCCAGAATCGTTGCCGGCAAACAGAAAAAACTTTACATGGGTAATCTTGATGCCAAGCGAGACTGGGGCTATGCCAAAGATTACGTTAGGGCAATGTGGTTAATGCTCCAGCAGGAGCAGCCAGACGATTACGTCATTGCTACTGGTGAAACTCATACAGTACGCGAGTTTCTGGATCTGGCGTTTGGTTATGTCAATCTTAAGTGGCAAGATCATGTAGAGTTTGACGAGCGTTATCTGCGCCCAGCTGAAGTAGACTTGTTGATTGGTGATTCTACTAAGGCGCGGCAAAAGTTGGGTTGGAAACCATCAGTAACATTTGAGCAGCTGGTAGCCATTATGGTAGAAGCTGATCTCCAAGGGTTAGGACTGACTTCGCCAAATGGTAAAGTCGCGAAAGTTTTGCAGGATAATGCCATGATTCGCCAAGAACTGGGTGCGCTCCACTTGTGA
- a CDS encoding GDP-L-fucose synthase family protein has protein sequence MNALELKNKKILVTGGAGFLGRQVINQLCQAGADRDKITVSRSRDCDLRVLENCQRAVDQQDIVIHLAAHVGGIGLNREKPAELFYDNLMMGTQLIHVAYQAGVEKFVCVGTICAYPKFTPVPFKEDDLWNGYPEETNAPYGIAKKALLVQLQAYRQQYGFNGIYLLPVNLYGPEDNFDPRSSHVIPALIRKVYEAQMKGEKKLPVWGDGSPTREFLYSEDAARGIVMGTQLYNDLEPVNLGTGYEISIRDLINLICELMEFEGEIVWETDKPNGQPRRCLDTERAKKAFGFTAQVDFKQGLKNTIEWWRKNAA, from the coding sequence ATGAACGCCTTAGAACTGAAGAACAAAAAAATTCTCGTAACTGGTGGAGCTGGTTTTTTGGGGCGTCAGGTGATAAATCAGCTATGTCAGGCTGGAGCTGATCGTGATAAGATTACGGTGTCGCGATCGCGTGATTGCGATTTACGTGTTTTGGAAAATTGCCAACGTGCAGTGGATCAGCAAGACATTGTGATCCACTTGGCAGCTCATGTTGGCGGTATCGGTCTGAACCGCGAGAAACCTGCTGAATTGTTCTACGACAACTTGATGATGGGAACCCAGTTAATTCATGTAGCCTATCAAGCTGGAGTAGAAAAATTCGTATGCGTTGGTACTATCTGCGCCTATCCCAAGTTTACCCCAGTCCCATTCAAAGAAGATGATTTGTGGAATGGCTACCCAGAGGAAACCAATGCTCCCTACGGAATCGCAAAAAAAGCCCTTCTAGTCCAACTGCAAGCTTACCGTCAGCAATATGGCTTTAATGGTATTTACCTGCTACCGGTAAATTTATACGGACCGGAAGATAATTTTGACCCCAGAAGTTCTCACGTCATCCCAGCGCTCATTCGCAAAGTTTATGAAGCGCAGATGAAGGGAGAAAAGAAACTCCCAGTTTGGGGCGATGGTAGTCCTACCCGCGAGTTTCTGTATTCAGAAGACGCGGCGCGGGGTATTGTCATGGGGACTCAGCTCTACAACGACCTTGAACCCGTAAACTTAGGAACTGGTTACGAAATCTCCATCCGCGACTTGATTAATCTTATCTGTGAGTTGATGGAGTTTGAGGGCGAAATTGTTTGGGAAACTGACAAACCCAATGGTCAACCGCGCCGCTGTTTGGATACCGAACGGGCGAAGAAAGCTTTTGGTTTCACCGCTCAAGTGGACTTCAAGCAGGGGTTGAAGAATACGATTGAGTGGTGGCGTAAAAACGCTGCTTAA
- a CDS encoding GNAT family N-acetyltransferase translates to MAKVHLRKVTLDNFRECISLEVEESQKELVASNVKSLAEAYVNPNLFPLSIYDATVVGYEQAHLPMVGFTMYEITAGVGFILRLMIDHKFQRKGYGRAAMLEVIRRLKLYPEVELIATSYQRGNETASKLYRNLGFVDWDIEWAKAHATDMFLKLNF, encoded by the coding sequence TTGGCTAAGGTACATTTACGTAAAGTCACGCTCGATAATTTCCGAGAATGCATCAGCTTGGAAGTGGAAGAATCTCAAAAGGAACTTGTGGCATCAAACGTGAAATCATTAGCAGAGGCTTACGTTAACCCAAATCTGTTTCCTTTATCTATTTATGATGCTACAGTAGTGGGTTACGAGCAAGCTCACTTACCAATGGTTGGCTTTACGATGTATGAAATAACAGCTGGCGTTGGTTTTATTCTTCGCCTTATGATTGACCATAAATTTCAACGCAAGGGCTACGGACGAGCGGCTATGTTGGAGGTGATAAGGCGTCTCAAGTTGTATCCAGAAGTTGAGTTGATCGCGACGAGCTATCAACGAGGTAATGAAACAGCATCAAAACTTTACCGCAACCTTGGATTTGTAGATTGGGATATTGAATGGGCGAAGGCTCACGCAACTGATATGTTCCTAAAATTGAACTTTTGA
- a CDS encoding 5-formyltetrahydrofolate cyclo-ligase, which yields MEKVDNQLKKKELRRSLLQTRQSMSITQWKQKSDRICKNLLTSPQFNEAKTILAYFSFRQEPDLSLLFTETSHRWGFPRCVEKSLCWHIWTQKDSVKTGAYGITEPLPEAPTIAPAEVDLILVPCVACDYQGYRLGYGGGYYDRMLTSPEWIKKPTIGIVFEFAYLPEIPAETWDKLLQGVCTETGLEYFSDKPTR from the coding sequence GTGGAGAAAGTTGATAATCAACTAAAGAAAAAAGAATTACGCCGTTCGCTTCTCCAAACCCGTCAATCAATGTCTATAACACAGTGGAAACAAAAGAGCGATCGCATCTGCAAAAACCTTTTAACCTCCCCTCAATTTAACGAAGCAAAAACAATACTCGCTTATTTCAGCTTTCGTCAAGAACCAGACCTAAGTTTGTTATTTACAGAGACCTCTCACCGTTGGGGTTTTCCTCGCTGCGTTGAGAAATCGCTTTGCTGGCATATTTGGACGCAAAAAGACTCTGTAAAAACCGGGGCTTATGGCATTACCGAACCGCTTCCTGAAGCCCCAACTATTGCGCCTGCGGAGGTTGATTTAATTCTCGTTCCCTGTGTTGCTTGCGACTATCAAGGATATCGCTTGGGTTATGGCGGGGGATACTATGACCGTATGCTAACTTCTCCTGAATGGATAAAAAAGCCTACCATAGGCATCGTGTTTGAATTTGCTTATTTGCCTGAAATTCCTGCTGAAACCTGGGATAAACTGTTGCAAGGTGTATGTACAGAAACTGGGCTTGAGTACTTTTCGGATAAACCTACACGCTAA
- a CDS encoding carbohydrate ABC transporter permease codes for MTNFKIQNRFWIYTLLGAIAILTLFPLFWLISTALKSSTENIFQSPPQLLPSQPTIENFVSVWQTNPFGQYLFNSTLVAVLTVGLNLIFCALAAYPLARLSFPGRDWIFIATVSTIMIPFQIVMIPLYILTVQLGLRNTYLGMIFPSLASAFGIFLLRQAFMSVPKEMEEAARMDGCSELGIWWFVMLPAIGPALVTLAIFVFIGSWSDFLWPLIVIQDENLYTLPLGVAKLAGTFSLNWRLVAAGSVISIAPVLLLFLFVQRYIVPTETGSGVKG; via the coding sequence ATGACTAATTTCAAAATTCAAAATCGGTTCTGGATATATACGCTATTAGGGGCAATAGCAATCTTGACACTATTTCCCCTGTTTTGGCTTATCAGTACGGCGTTGAAATCTTCAACAGAAAATATTTTTCAATCCCCACCGCAGTTGTTGCCAAGTCAACCAACTATTGAGAACTTTGTTAGTGTTTGGCAAACCAACCCCTTTGGACAATATCTGTTCAACAGCACCTTAGTGGCGGTGCTAACAGTAGGTTTGAATCTCATTTTTTGCGCTTTGGCTGCTTACCCATTGGCAAGACTTTCATTTCCAGGAAGAGACTGGATTTTTATTGCGACTGTTTCCACGATTATGATTCCCTTTCAAATTGTAATGATTCCGTTGTACATTTTGACAGTCCAATTGGGTTTGAGAAATACTTATTTAGGAATGATTTTTCCTAGCTTGGCTTCTGCTTTTGGAATTTTTCTGTTACGACAAGCTTTTATGAGCGTTCCCAAAGAGATGGAAGAAGCAGCACGCATGGATGGTTGTTCGGAGTTAGGCATATGGTGGTTCGTGATGCTTCCAGCAATTGGTCCAGCACTCGTCACTCTGGCAATTTTCGTATTTATTGGCTCTTGGAGTGACTTTCTTTGGCCCTTAATTGTTATTCAAGACGAAAACTTGTACACCCTTCCTTTAGGAGTGGCGAAGCTAGCGGGTACATTTTCTTTGAACTGGCGGTTGGTAGCCGCAGGCTCAGTTATTTCTATAGCTCCAGTACTCTTATTATTCCTGTTTGTACAACGCTACATTGTCCCTACAGAAACTGGGAGCGGTGTGAAAGGTTAA
- a CDS encoding PstS family phosphate ABC transporter substrate-binding protein — MNHTNQKKLVINGEIALLLKGLIIGKVLTLLVIGGLFWWLLRPRIWVSSNPSSLAIQSSNTASMTMFAFQTIADIPVGSFKYGGSTAWAHIRQLVDSQIQNAHPQLQLRYVEPTNSSPGSGSGIRMLLDGQLDFAQSSRPLTTEESTIAKQRGFTLEQRQVGIDGIAVVVNSSLNVAGLTIDQLQQIYLGQITNWKQVGGPDLPITPFAQRPEDADTMIFSSNKDLKNQAFSSQVQYVYSTTQALRQISKTPGGLYYASARTVVPQCSVKPLALGHTPNQLIPPYREPKVQPQECLHKRNQINTEAIKDGSYPLTTKLFVIIKHNNAREQQAGEAYARLLLTDEGQKAIEYAGFIGVR; from the coding sequence ATGAACCATACAAACCAAAAAAAACTTGTAATTAACGGAGAAATAGCACTCCTTCTCAAAGGTCTAATTATTGGCAAAGTGTTGACACTTCTGGTTATTGGCGGACTGTTCTGGTGGCTGCTGAGACCACGCATTTGGGTTAGCAGCAACCCTAGCTCTCTGGCTATTCAAAGTTCAAACACTGCCTCTATGACTATGTTTGCCTTTCAGACAATTGCTGATATTCCAGTCGGATCATTCAAATACGGTGGTAGTACAGCCTGGGCACATATTCGGCAATTGGTAGATTCTCAGATCCAAAACGCTCACCCACAACTACAGTTGCGTTACGTAGAACCCACTAACAGCAGTCCTGGTTCAGGTTCAGGCATTCGTATGTTGCTTGACGGACAATTGGACTTCGCTCAGTCTTCTCGTCCGCTGACAACTGAAGAATCTACCATAGCCAAGCAGCGAGGCTTCACACTTGAGCAACGTCAAGTTGGTATTGATGGGATAGCGGTGGTAGTTAACTCATCACTCAATGTAGCCGGTTTAACCATAGACCAGCTGCAACAGATTTATCTGGGACAAATTACTAACTGGAAACAGGTTGGTGGACCAGACCTACCCATCACTCCTTTTGCCCAGCGTCCAGAAGATGCAGACACAATGATATTTTCAAGTAACAAAGACTTGAAGAATCAAGCGTTTAGCTCCCAAGTGCAGTATGTCTATTCTACGACACAGGCACTGCGCCAGATCAGTAAAACCCCTGGCGGTTTGTACTACGCTTCTGCTCGTACAGTCGTGCCTCAATGTAGTGTGAAGCCTTTGGCACTAGGTCACACCCCTAATCAGCTCATTCCCCCCTATCGTGAACCAAAAGTGCAACCCCAGGAGTGCCTGCATAAGCGCAACCAGATCAATACAGAAGCAATCAAAGATGGTAGTTATCCACTGACCACTAAGTTGTTTGTAATTATTAAGCATAACAACGCTCGGGAACAGCAGGCAGGAGAAGCCTATGCCAGACTTTTACTAACAGACGAAGGGCAAAAGGCAATTGAGTATGCTGGGTTCATTGGAGTTCGCTAG